A region from the Gossypium hirsutum isolate 1008001.06 chromosome A08, Gossypium_hirsutum_v2.1, whole genome shotgun sequence genome encodes:
- the LOC107894838 gene encoding uncharacterized protein isoform X7: MKTEKQISSSTKGAASVEDIEVGFEEAMSWLPSHVLDEAIWETKIKKDDVNCNYHRHRSKLPAQPFFQPQWRGSWRRHQKPRYCGNGGASGGPGMQAFFLDSGQKSCGTGVFLPQRAGTISHSSRRPVLLPSLVVQALNLNVHELGLQISPRRGLPLNLNIPETIQVQDVES; encoded by the exons ATGAAAACTGAAAAGCAAATTTCAAGTTCAACAAAGGGTGCAGCTAGCGTCGAGGATATAGAGGTTGGGTTCGAAGAAGCTATGTCATGGCTGCCTTCTCATGTTCTCGACGAGGCTATTTGGGAAACCAAGATAAAAAAG GATGATGTGAACTGCAATTATCATCGCCATCGTTCCAAGTTGCCTGCTCAGCCTTTTTTTCAACCg CAGTGGAGGGGGAGCTGGAGACGGCATCAGAAACCAAGATATTGTGGCAACGGGGGAGCATCCGGAGGACCTGGAATGCAGGCATTCTTCCTAGATTCAGGCCAAAAATCTTGCGGCACTGGTGTTTTCCTTCCCCAGAGAGCTGGCACCATTTCTCATTCAAGCAGAAGACCAG TTCTTCTCCCTTCTCTGGTTGTTCAAGCTCTCAACCTCAACGTTCATGAATTAGGCCTCCAAATCTCTCCTCGCCGTGGTTTACCTCTTAacctaaat ATCCCAGAAACAATACAAGTACAAGACGTGGAGAGTTGA
- the LOC107894838 gene encoding uncharacterized protein isoform X8: MKTEKQISSSTKGAASVEDIEVGFEEAMSWLPSHVLDEAIWETKIKKDDVNCNYHRHRSKLPAQPFFQPWRGSWRRHQKPRYCGNGGASGGPGMQAFFLDSGQKSCGTGVFLPQRAGTISHSSRRPVLLPSLVVQALNLNVHELGLQISPRRGLPLNLNIPETIQVQDVES, encoded by the exons ATGAAAACTGAAAAGCAAATTTCAAGTTCAACAAAGGGTGCAGCTAGCGTCGAGGATATAGAGGTTGGGTTCGAAGAAGCTATGTCATGGCTGCCTTCTCATGTTCTCGACGAGGCTATTTGGGAAACCAAGATAAAAAAG GATGATGTGAACTGCAATTATCATCGCCATCGTTCCAAGTTGCCTGCTCAGCCTTTTTTTCAACCg TGGAGGGGGAGCTGGAGACGGCATCAGAAACCAAGATATTGTGGCAACGGGGGAGCATCCGGAGGACCTGGAATGCAGGCATTCTTCCTAGATTCAGGCCAAAAATCTTGCGGCACTGGTGTTTTCCTTCCCCAGAGAGCTGGCACCATTTCTCATTCAAGCAGAAGACCAG TTCTTCTCCCTTCTCTGGTTGTTCAAGCTCTCAACCTCAACGTTCATGAATTAGGCCTCCAAATCTCTCCTCGCCGTGGTTTACCTCTTAacctaaat ATCCCAGAAACAATACAAGTACAAGACGTGGAGAGTTGA
- the LOC107894838 gene encoding uncharacterized protein isoform X2: MKTEKQISSSTKGAASVEDIEVGFEEAMSWLPSHVLDEAIWETKIKKDDVNCNYHRHRSKLPAQPFFQPWRGSWRRHQKPRYCGNGGASGGPGMQAFFLDSGQKSCGTGVFLPQRAGTISHSSRRPACSPVLLPSLVVQALNLNVHELGLQISPRRDPRNNTSTRRGELNNSLNNNSNNGNKNGKDHASTKRCVVSQTETSSADIFLPREWTY; this comes from the exons ATGAAAACTGAAAAGCAAATTTCAAGTTCAACAAAGGGTGCAGCTAGCGTCGAGGATATAGAGGTTGGGTTCGAAGAAGCTATGTCATGGCTGCCTTCTCATGTTCTCGACGAGGCTATTTGGGAAACCAAGATAAAAAAG GATGATGTGAACTGCAATTATCATCGCCATCGTTCCAAGTTGCCTGCTCAGCCTTTTTTTCAACCg TGGAGGGGGAGCTGGAGACGGCATCAGAAACCAAGATATTGTGGCAACGGGGGAGCATCCGGAGGACCTGGAATGCAGGCATTCTTCCTAGATTCAGGCCAAAAATCTTGCGGCACTGGTGTTTTCCTTCCCCAGAGAGCTGGCACCATTTCTCATTCAAGCAGAAGACCAG CTTGTTCTCCAGTTCTTCTCCCTTCTCTGGTTGTTCAAGCTCTCAACCTCAACGTTCATGAATTAGGCCTCCAAATCTCTCCTCGCCGTG ATCCCAGAAACAATACAAGTACAAGACGTGGAGAGTTGAATAATTCGttgaataataatagtaataatggtaataaaaatGGAAAGGATCATGCATCAACAAAACGTTGTGTGGTTTCCCAAACCGAAACTTCTTCGGCGGATATATTTCTTCCTAGAGAATGGACTTACTAG
- the LOC107894838 gene encoding uncharacterized protein isoform X1 — protein sequence MKTEKQISSSTKGAASVEDIEVGFEEAMSWLPSHVLDEAIWETKIKKDDVNCNYHRHRSKLPAQPFFQPQWRGSWRRHQKPRYCGNGGASGGPGMQAFFLDSGQKSCGTGVFLPQRAGTISHSSRRPACSPVLLPSLVVQALNLNVHELGLQISPRRDPRNNTSTRRGELNNSLNNNSNNGNKNGKDHASTKRCVVSQTETSSADIFLPREWTY from the exons ATGAAAACTGAAAAGCAAATTTCAAGTTCAACAAAGGGTGCAGCTAGCGTCGAGGATATAGAGGTTGGGTTCGAAGAAGCTATGTCATGGCTGCCTTCTCATGTTCTCGACGAGGCTATTTGGGAAACCAAGATAAAAAAG GATGATGTGAACTGCAATTATCATCGCCATCGTTCCAAGTTGCCTGCTCAGCCTTTTTTTCAACCg CAGTGGAGGGGGAGCTGGAGACGGCATCAGAAACCAAGATATTGTGGCAACGGGGGAGCATCCGGAGGACCTGGAATGCAGGCATTCTTCCTAGATTCAGGCCAAAAATCTTGCGGCACTGGTGTTTTCCTTCCCCAGAGAGCTGGCACCATTTCTCATTCAAGCAGAAGACCAG CTTGTTCTCCAGTTCTTCTCCCTTCTCTGGTTGTTCAAGCTCTCAACCTCAACGTTCATGAATTAGGCCTCCAAATCTCTCCTCGCCGTG ATCCCAGAAACAATACAAGTACAAGACGTGGAGAGTTGAATAATTCGttgaataataatagtaataatggtaataaaaatGGAAAGGATCATGCATCAACAAAACGTTGTGTGGTTTCCCAAACCGAAACTTCTTCGGCGGATATATTTCTTCCTAGAGAATGGACTTACTAG
- the LOC107894838 gene encoding uncharacterized protein isoform X3, with product MKTEKQISSSTKGAASVEDIEVGFEEAMSWLPSHVLDEAIWETKIKKDDVNCNYHRHRSKLPAQPFFQPQWRGSWRRHQKPRYCGNGGASGGPGMQAFFLDSGQKSCGTGVFLPQRAGTISHSSRRPVLLPSLVVQALNLNVHELGLQISPRRDPRNNTSTRRGELNNSLNNNSNNGNKNGKDHASTKRCVVSQTETSSADIFLPREWTY from the exons ATGAAAACTGAAAAGCAAATTTCAAGTTCAACAAAGGGTGCAGCTAGCGTCGAGGATATAGAGGTTGGGTTCGAAGAAGCTATGTCATGGCTGCCTTCTCATGTTCTCGACGAGGCTATTTGGGAAACCAAGATAAAAAAG GATGATGTGAACTGCAATTATCATCGCCATCGTTCCAAGTTGCCTGCTCAGCCTTTTTTTCAACCg CAGTGGAGGGGGAGCTGGAGACGGCATCAGAAACCAAGATATTGTGGCAACGGGGGAGCATCCGGAGGACCTGGAATGCAGGCATTCTTCCTAGATTCAGGCCAAAAATCTTGCGGCACTGGTGTTTTCCTTCCCCAGAGAGCTGGCACCATTTCTCATTCAAGCAGAAGACCAG TTCTTCTCCCTTCTCTGGTTGTTCAAGCTCTCAACCTCAACGTTCATGAATTAGGCCTCCAAATCTCTCCTCGCCGTG ATCCCAGAAACAATACAAGTACAAGACGTGGAGAGTTGAATAATTCGttgaataataatagtaataatggtaataaaaatGGAAAGGATCATGCATCAACAAAACGTTGTGTGGTTTCCCAAACCGAAACTTCTTCGGCGGATATATTTCTTCCTAGAGAATGGACTTACTAG
- the LOC107894838 gene encoding uncharacterized protein isoform X5, which translates to MKTEKQISSSTKGAASVEDIEVGFEEAMSWLPSHVLDEAIWETKIKKDDVNCNYHRHRSKLPAQPFFQPQWRGSWRRHQKPRYCGNGGASGGPGMQAFFLDSGQKSCGTGVFLPQRAGTISHSSRRPACSPVLLPSLVVQALNLNVHELGLQISPRRGLPLNLNIPETIQVQDVES; encoded by the exons ATGAAAACTGAAAAGCAAATTTCAAGTTCAACAAAGGGTGCAGCTAGCGTCGAGGATATAGAGGTTGGGTTCGAAGAAGCTATGTCATGGCTGCCTTCTCATGTTCTCGACGAGGCTATTTGGGAAACCAAGATAAAAAAG GATGATGTGAACTGCAATTATCATCGCCATCGTTCCAAGTTGCCTGCTCAGCCTTTTTTTCAACCg CAGTGGAGGGGGAGCTGGAGACGGCATCAGAAACCAAGATATTGTGGCAACGGGGGAGCATCCGGAGGACCTGGAATGCAGGCATTCTTCCTAGATTCAGGCCAAAAATCTTGCGGCACTGGTGTTTTCCTTCCCCAGAGAGCTGGCACCATTTCTCATTCAAGCAGAAGACCAG CTTGTTCTCCAGTTCTTCTCCCTTCTCTGGTTGTTCAAGCTCTCAACCTCAACGTTCATGAATTAGGCCTCCAAATCTCTCCTCGCCGTGGTTTACCTCTTAacctaaat ATCCCAGAAACAATACAAGTACAAGACGTGGAGAGTTGA
- the LOC107894838 gene encoding uncharacterized protein isoform X4 encodes MKTEKQISSSTKGAASVEDIEVGFEEAMSWLPSHVLDEAIWETKIKKDDVNCNYHRHRSKLPAQPFFQPWRGSWRRHQKPRYCGNGGASGGPGMQAFFLDSGQKSCGTGVFLPQRAGTISHSSRRPVLLPSLVVQALNLNVHELGLQISPRRDPRNNTSTRRGELNNSLNNNSNNGNKNGKDHASTKRCVVSQTETSSADIFLPREWTY; translated from the exons ATGAAAACTGAAAAGCAAATTTCAAGTTCAACAAAGGGTGCAGCTAGCGTCGAGGATATAGAGGTTGGGTTCGAAGAAGCTATGTCATGGCTGCCTTCTCATGTTCTCGACGAGGCTATTTGGGAAACCAAGATAAAAAAG GATGATGTGAACTGCAATTATCATCGCCATCGTTCCAAGTTGCCTGCTCAGCCTTTTTTTCAACCg TGGAGGGGGAGCTGGAGACGGCATCAGAAACCAAGATATTGTGGCAACGGGGGAGCATCCGGAGGACCTGGAATGCAGGCATTCTTCCTAGATTCAGGCCAAAAATCTTGCGGCACTGGTGTTTTCCTTCCCCAGAGAGCTGGCACCATTTCTCATTCAAGCAGAAGACCAG TTCTTCTCCCTTCTCTGGTTGTTCAAGCTCTCAACCTCAACGTTCATGAATTAGGCCTCCAAATCTCTCCTCGCCGTG ATCCCAGAAACAATACAAGTACAAGACGTGGAGAGTTGAATAATTCGttgaataataatagtaataatggtaataaaaatGGAAAGGATCATGCATCAACAAAACGTTGTGTGGTTTCCCAAACCGAAACTTCTTCGGCGGATATATTTCTTCCTAGAGAATGGACTTACTAG
- the LOC107894838 gene encoding uncharacterized protein isoform X6, with amino-acid sequence MKTEKQISSSTKGAASVEDIEVGFEEAMSWLPSHVLDEAIWETKIKKDDVNCNYHRHRSKLPAQPFFQPWRGSWRRHQKPRYCGNGGASGGPGMQAFFLDSGQKSCGTGVFLPQRAGTISHSSRRPACSPVLLPSLVVQALNLNVHELGLQISPRRGLPLNLNIPETIQVQDVES; translated from the exons ATGAAAACTGAAAAGCAAATTTCAAGTTCAACAAAGGGTGCAGCTAGCGTCGAGGATATAGAGGTTGGGTTCGAAGAAGCTATGTCATGGCTGCCTTCTCATGTTCTCGACGAGGCTATTTGGGAAACCAAGATAAAAAAG GATGATGTGAACTGCAATTATCATCGCCATCGTTCCAAGTTGCCTGCTCAGCCTTTTTTTCAACCg TGGAGGGGGAGCTGGAGACGGCATCAGAAACCAAGATATTGTGGCAACGGGGGAGCATCCGGAGGACCTGGAATGCAGGCATTCTTCCTAGATTCAGGCCAAAAATCTTGCGGCACTGGTGTTTTCCTTCCCCAGAGAGCTGGCACCATTTCTCATTCAAGCAGAAGACCAG CTTGTTCTCCAGTTCTTCTCCCTTCTCTGGTTGTTCAAGCTCTCAACCTCAACGTTCATGAATTAGGCCTCCAAATCTCTCCTCGCCGTGGTTTACCTCTTAacctaaat ATCCCAGAAACAATACAAGTACAAGACGTGGAGAGTTGA